From Bos indicus isolate NIAB-ARS_2022 breed Sahiwal x Tharparkar chromosome X, NIAB-ARS_B.indTharparkar_mat_pri_1.0, whole genome shotgun sequence:
CTCCCTGCAGGGTTATAATGGACTCATTATAGTGCTGCATCAGATGCGGCACTACAGCATCCATGGAGCCTTGCCACCCACAGGAAGTACCAGGGCAAGGACAACGACAGGGCCTAAACTCACAGTGTTCTTCATGGTCTGCTTTTTCTGTGGGTGGCATAGTTACTTCACATCCAGAAGAGGCGTATTTACAAGGAAAAAGTACTGAATTGGCCAGTTTCTCCATAGCCAAGTTGCGAATGGATGTCAGCGGGCCCCGGCAAGTTGGACAACTTGTGAGCTTTGGGCGACAGCTGCCACAAACAAGATGGCCACTCTGACACTGTATAATTGGGGGTAACACATAGTCAAAGCAGACCGGACACTCAAAAAGACTCGCCAATTCATTGTTGGACGCAGTGGTGCCAGTCACGGCAGGCGCCGAGGATGGCGCACCGTTTGAGGTTCCAGTAGGTGA
This genomic window contains:
- the LOC139181017 gene encoding E3 ubiquitin-protein ligase SIAH1-like; translation: MAEARSSPTEMSQTERASPTGTSNGAPSSAPAVTGTTASNNELASLFECPVCFDYVLPPIIQCQSGHLVCGSCRPKLTSCPTCRGPLTSIRNLAMEKLANSVLFPCKYASSGCEVTMPPTEKADHEEHCEFRPCRCPCPGTSCGWQGSMDAVVPHLMQHYNESIITLQGEVVVFLAVNINLAGALDWVMIQSCFGFNFILMLEKLESYDGHQKFYAVVQLIGTREQAEQFTYRLELNGNRRRLIWEATPLSIREGIATAFMTSDCLVLDPGVAERFAEDGNLSIDVTISMC